In the Theobroma cacao cultivar B97-61/B2 chromosome 1, Criollo_cocoa_genome_V2, whole genome shotgun sequence genome, one interval contains:
- the LOC18613699 gene encoding protein trichome birefringence-like 6: MERQRSFSFKSTRFLVFSFTVSFSFIFLVFFFTWVVKSNPSVHQATHFQFNKSFVNLGGHKPVTAESLSSSISNDSAGTVKRSTVKDSPFVKPENASGSDKFSGLKEIQRQESESEVLEDGDSELEDPETDQEGAPGPSIEDIEVESSELTEKDEIRANSVDKLELPSSSENEEAKKTRVTSVDKNEVPSNGKIEEKKINSCDITRGKWVYDESYPLYTNGSCSFIDEGFNCDSNGRRDRHYMKWRWQPQDCDFPRFNAEKMLGLIRGKRLVFVGDSINRNQWESMLCMLMKAVRDPKKVYETHGRRITKEKGNYSFKFVDYKCTVEYYVSHFLVHESKARIGQKRKPTLRIDAIDHGSSRWRGADILVFNTAHWWSHYKTKAGINYYQEGNQVHPRLDVSTAFRRALMTWASWVDRHINPGKTQVFFRNSAPSHFRGGQWNSGGHCTEAAWPLNGTLGMSYPEKNKIVEEVILQMKTPVTLLNVTGLSAYRIDGHPSIYGKKPRNRYSSNIQDCSHWCLPGVPDTWNEILHFHLQSKQKHKSHSRFGL, translated from the exons ATGGAGAGACAGAGAAGTTTCTCCTTCAAATCCACAAGATTCTTGGTGTTTTCTTTCACagtatctttttcttttatcttcctggttttcttttttacttggGTCGTCAAATCCAACCCTTCAGTTCATCAGGCAACCCATTTTCAGTTCAACAAATCATTCGTTAATCTGGGTGGTCATAAACCCGTAACTGCAGAGAGCTTGAGTAGTTCCATTAGTAACGATTCAGCAGGAACCGTAAAGCGTTCAACTGTGAAAGATTCCCCTTTTGTTAAGCCCGAAAATGCATCTGGGTCTGATAAATTTTCAGGTTTGAAGGAGATCCAGAGACAAGAAAGTGAGAGTGAAGTGCTAGAAGATGGTGACAGTGAACTTGAGGATCCTGAAACCGATCAAGAGGGTGCACCTGGACCTTCAATAGAAGATATTGAAGTTGAAAGCAGTGAATTAACGGAAAAAGATGAGATTAGAGCAAATTCAGTTGACAAACTGGAGCTTCCAAGCAGTAGTGAAAACGAAGAAGCGAAGAAGACAAGAGTAACTTCGGTTGATAAAAATGAAGTTCCAAGTAATGGGAAAATTGAGGAGAAGAAGATAAATAGCTGTGATATAACGAGAGGGAAGTGGGTTTATGATGAGAGCTATCCTCTGTACACAAATGGATCGTGCTCTTTCATTGATGAAGGTTTTAACTGTGATAGCAATGGAAGGCGTGATAGGCATTACATGAAGTGGAGATGGCAACCACAAGATTGTGATTTTCCTAG GTTCAATGCAGAAAAAATGCTGGGTTTGATCCGAGGGAAAAGACTGGTCTTTGTGGGAGATTCAATCAATAGAAACCAATGGGAATCCATGCTTTGTATGTTAATGAAAGCTGTAAGAGATCCAAAGAAGGTCTATGAGACTCATGGGCGACGAATCACCAAAGAGAAGGGGAATTATAGTTTCAAATTCGTG GACTACAAATGTACAGTTGAATACTATGTTTCTCACTTTTTAGTTCACGAGAGCAAGGCAAGAATAGGACAAAAGCGGAAACCCACCTTGCGAATTGATGCCATCGATCATGGTTCATCAAGATGGAGAGGAGCAGATATTTTGGTCTTCAACACTGCACATTGGTGGTCTCATTACAAAACAAAAGCAGG GATCAACTACTATCAGGAAGGGAACCAAGTACATCCACGACTTGATGTGTCCACAGCTTTTAGAAGAGCTTTGATGACCTGGGCATCATGGGTTGATAGACACATTAATCCAGGCAAAACACAAGTTTTCTTTCGAAATTCAGCACCTTCCCATTTCAG GGGAGGACAGTGGAATTCAGGTGGTCACTGTACGGAAGCTGCTTGGCCCCTCAATGGCACTTTGGGCATGAGCTACCCTGAGAAGAACAAAATTGTGGAGGAGGTAATTTTGCAGATGAAAACTCCTGTAACATTACTGAATGTGACTGGTTTGTCTGCATATAGGATAGATGGTCATCCATCAATATACGGAAAAAAACCCAGGAACCGTTACTCGTCCAACATTCAAGATTGCAGCCATTGGTGTCTTCCCGGTGTTCCAGATACATGGAATGAAATTTTACATTTCCATTTGCAATCCAAACAAAAGCACAAGTCTCACTCGAGATTTGGATTGTGA
- the LOC18613695 gene encoding uncharacterized protein LOC18613695: protein MKIFQKGIVQVVYLVLVVLLFLAARLGFHETWPRKSDCFDMGTGTTTCLAKSLLKLIPLMKYVPDRQTRDPQSALAKYNWAPYIAASTDLAESLYSNRPTGEVISKVTGTFIGDQVVSHVAKFLFGRWKIWGFRTGSIIGAYVGGKVGVMVYDLYYLYNFIFHGSGKSVGSPVHKEL from the exons ATGAAGATTTTTCAGAAAGGGATAGTTCAAGTGGTTTATTTAGTTCTGGTAGTTTTGCTCTTTCTTGCTG CCAGACTAGGTTTTCATGAAACCTGGCCACGAAAATCTGATTGTTTTGACATGGGAACCGGCACCACCACATGCCTAGCGAAGAGCCTCTTGAAGTTGATTCCTTTAATGAAGTACGTTCCTGACAGGCAAACAAGGGATCCTCAATCTGCTTTGGCAAAGTACAATTGGGCACCTTACATTGCTGCCTCGACGGATCTGGCAGAATCCCTTTACTCTAACCGTCCGACGGGAGAGGTAATCAGCAAGGTTACGGGCACTTTCATCGGTGATCAAGTGGTCTCCCACGTCGCAAAATTTTTGTTCGGGAGATGGAAGATTTGGGGGTTTCGTACGGGGAGTATAATCGGGGCTTACGTCGGAGGAAAAGTTGGGGTTATGGTATATGATTTGTACTATTTATacaatttcattttccatggaaGTGGAAAAAGTGTTGGTAGCCCCGTTCATAAGGAGCTATGA
- the LOC18613697 gene encoding cytochrome c oxidase subunit 5C, whose product MAGPRIAHATLKGPSVVKEIIIGITLGFCAGGLWKMHHWNEQRKVRAFYDMLEKGDISVVAEE is encoded by the coding sequence ATGGCCGGTCCTAGGATTGCTCATGCTACCTTGAAAGGACCAAGTGTTGTCAAGGAGATAATTATTGGAATAACACTTGGCTTCTGTGCTGGTGGGCTTTGGAAGATGCATCACTGGAATGAGCAGAGGAAAGTGAGAGCATTCTATGACATGCTTGAGAAAGGTGATATCTCTGTTGTTGCAGAAGAATAA
- the LOC18613698 gene encoding uncharacterized protein LOC18613698 yields MALSLCSPRFLIFIFLVSAIPVAYIISVERAKPPTHVFHYHSSGFFRECAKWDDQGRRFLVSFLEGGVGAIHVPEDYSPDLVLNEVTVVKDVDLTGNASLGIAVDRPRNRLLVVVADLLGNRYSALAAYDLSTWKRLFLAQLSGPSDEKSFADDVAVDAEGNAYVTDAKASKIWKVGVHGELLSILRSPLFSPKEWYKSLVALNGIVYHPDGYLIVIHTFSGNLLKIDLTKGEEVKLIEVAGGPLAFGDGLELISPTKLVVAGNPSGRLVESSDGWETASVVAKFKGPAHRLATAATVKDGKVYLNHLVGMGYPKKTHALVEAVF; encoded by the exons atggCGCTTTCGCTTTGCTCTCCGAGAttccttattttcatcttcCTCGTATCGGCAATTCCCGTCGCTTACATCATCTCCGTAGAACGTGCCAAGCCTCCCACCCACGTTTTCCACTACCACAGCTCCGGATTTTTCCGGGAGTGCGCCAAGTGGGACGACCAGGGCCGTCGGTTCCTCGTTTCTTTCTTGGAAGGTGGCGTCGGTGCGATCCACGTCCCGGAAGATTACTCACCCGACCTCGTACTGAACGAGGTCACAGTGGTCAAAGACGTTGACTTGACCGGAAATGCTTCCCTCGGCATCGCCGTTGACCGCCCCAGAAACCGGCTGCTTGTGGTTGTAGCCGACTTGCTCGGCAATCGGTACAGCGCACTTGCGGCTTATGATTTGTCCACGTGGAAGCGGCTCTTTCTTGCCCAGCTCAGTGGCCCTA GTGATGAGAAATCCTTTGCGGATGATGTTGCAGTAGATGCTGAAGGTAATGCATATGTAACCGATGCCAAAGCCAGTAAAATTTGGAAAGTTGGTGTCCATGGTGAGTTATTGTCTATCCTCAGAAGCCCACTCTTCTCTCCAAAAGAGTGGTACAAAAGCTTGGTTGCATTGAACGGAATCGTTTACCACCCAGATGGCTACTTGATAGTAATTCACACTTTCAGTGGCAATTTGCTTAAGATTGATCTAACCAAGGGAGAGGAAGTGAAGTTGATTGAGGTTGCTGGAGGTCCACTAGCATTTGGTGATGGTCTGGAGCTAATTTCTCCAACTAAGCTTGTTGTAGCCGGGAACCCTTCTGGGAGATTGGTGGAGAGCTCTGATGGATGGGAGACGGCTTCTGTCGTGGCAAAGTTTAAAGGCCCTGCGCATCGTTTGGCCACTGCGGCGACTGTGAAAGATGGCAAGGTTTATCTCAACCATTTGGTTGGCATGGGGTACCCCAAGAAGACACATGCCCTTGTTGAGGCTGTCTTTTAA
- the LOC18613696 gene encoding probable glutamyl endopeptidase, chloroplastic yields the protein MMRLQKVYHRLSLLSISPFSSSLPPFSLSPNTRSRFPSSSSLRTPGHLRTHSRNASKTAMTGSRFHRLVPIDSALTEDAAGGNGSNGSVSSSANASATLTEEDDENVAIGVKYRLPPPEIRDIVDAPPLPALSFSPLRDKILFLKRRSLPPLAELGRPEEKLAGIRIDGKCNTRSRMSFYTGIGIHQLMPDGSLGPEKEVQGFPDGAKINFVTWSNDGQHLAFSVRVEEEDSSSNSGKLRVWVADVETGMARPLFQSPDIYLNAVFDNYIWVDNSTLLVCTIPLSRGDPPKKPLVPSGPKIQSNEQKYVIQVRTFQDLLKDEYDEDLFDYYATSQLILASLDGTVKEIGTPAVYASMDPSPDQKYLLISSIHRPYSFIVPCGRFPKKVDVWTSDGKFVRELCDLPLAEDIPIAFSSVRKGMRSINWRADKPSMLYWAETQDGGDAKVEVSPRDIIYTQPAEPQEGEQPEILQKLDLRYGGISWCDDSLALVYESWYKTRRTRTWVISPGSKDVSPRILFDRSSEDVYSDPGSPMLRRTPAGTYVIAKIRKENDEGTYVLLNGNGATPEGNIPFLDLFDINTGSKERIWESNKEKYYESVVALMSDQKEGDIHLHELKILTSKESKTENTQYYIQSWPDRKVCQITDFPHPYPQLASLQKEMIRYQRKDGVQLTATLYLPPGYDPSKEGPLPCLVWSYPGEFKSKDAAGQVRGSPNEFAGIGPTSALLWLARRFAILSGPTIPIIGEGDEEANDRYVEQLVSSAEAAVEEVIRRGVAHPNKIAVGGHSYGAFMTANLLAHAPHLFCCGIARSGAYNRTLTPFGFQNEDRTLWEATTTYVEMSPFMSANKIKKPILLVHGEEDNNPGTLTMQSDRFFNALKGHGALCRLVILPFESHGYAARESIMHVLWETDRWLQKYCVSNTSDISAGLDTSKDAASDEVTESENKVVAASGGSGAELADSENEEFQSKPRSLM from the exons atgatgcGCCTTCAGAAAGTCTATCATCGCCTCTCTCTCCTCTCCATCTCtcctttctcttcctctcttcCTCCCTTTTCTCTCTCCCCAAACACTAGGTCCCGATTCCCTTCTTCATCATCCCTCCGAACACCTGGCCACCTGAGAACTCATTCTAGGAACGCCTCCAAAACAGCCATGACCGGCTCCCGATTCCACCGTCTCGTCCCTATCGACTCTGCTCTTACTGAAGACGCTGCCGGCGGCAATGGCTCTAACGGCTCCGTTTCTTCTTCGGCTAACGCTTCCGCTACTTTGACTGAAGAAGACGATG AAAATGTTGCAATCGGAGTTAAATATCGTCTTCCACCGCCGGAAATTAGAGATATTGTTGATGCTCCACCGCTTCCCGCACTGTCATTTTCACCATTACGGGATAAAATACTGTTTCTCAAGCGGAGATCTTTGCCGCCGTTGGCAGAACTAGGGAGACCGGAGGAAAAGCTTGCTGGTATTCGAATTGATGGGAAATGCAATACCAGGAGCCGCATGTCTTTCTACACCGGTATAGGAATCCATCAACTAATGCCTGACGGCTCGTTGGGACCGGAGAAAGAGGTTCAAGGATTCCCTGATGGTGCTAAGATTAATTTCGTTACCTGGTCAAATGACGGTCAACACTTAGCCTTTAGTGTTCGCGTTGAGGAGGAGGATAGCAGTAGTAATAGTGGAAAGCTTAGAGTGTGGGTTGCTGATGTGGAAACTGGAATGGCTAGGCCGCTGTTTCAGTCACCGGATATATATCTGAATGCAGtttttgataattatatttGGGTGGATAACTCTACTCTGTTAGTTTGTACCATTCCTTTGTCGCGAGGAGACCCCCCAAAGAAACCTTTGGTTCCTTCTGGCCCGAAGATTCAATCCAACGAACAGAAATATGTCATTCAAGTTAGGACATTCCAGGATTTGCTTAAGGATGAGTATGATgaggatttatttgattactATGCCACCTCGCAACTTATTTTGGCTTCTTTGGATGGCACTGTGAAGGAAATAGGCACACCGGCTGTTTACGCATCTATGGATCCTTCCCCTGATCAGAAGTACCTTTTGATTAGCTCAATCCATAGGCcgtattcttttattgtacCGTGTGGAAGGTTTCCCAAGAAAGTGGATGTATGGACAAGTGATGGGAAATTTGTTAGAGAACTCTGCGACTTGCCCCTTGCTGAGGACATTCCTATTGCCTTTAGTAGCGTGCGGAAAGGGATGCGGTCAATCAATTGGAGAGCAGATAAGCCTTCAATGTTATATTG GGCAGAGACACAAGATGGAGGTGATGCAAAAGTGGAAGTTTCGCCTCGTGATATAATTTATACACAGCCTGCAGAGCCACAAGAAGGTGAACAGCCAGAAATCTTACAAAAACTTGATCTTCGCTATgg AGGGATTTCATGGTGTGATGATTCACTGGCTCTGGTTTATGAGTCTTGGTACAAGACACGTCGAACAAGAACCTGGGTGATATCTCCCGGATCGAAAGATGTGAGTCCACGCATACTTTTTGATAGGTCATCTGAGGATGTGTACTCTGATCCAGGTTCTCCCATGCTGAGGAGAACCCCTGCTGGGACTTATGTGATAGCTAAAATAAGGaaggaaaatgatgaaggCACTTATGTTTTGCTGAATGGAAATGGTGCTACACCAGAGGGGAACATCCCCTTCCTTGATTTGTTTGACAT AAATACAGGCAGCAAAGAACGAATATGGGAGAGCAACAAGGAAAAGTACTATGAGAGTGTTGTTGCTTTGATGTCGGATCAGAAAGAAGGGGATATACATCTTCATGAGCTGAAGATACTTACTTCTAAAGAGTCAAAAACTGAAAACACCCAATATTACATTCAAAGTTGGCCAGATAGGAAAGTATGTCAGATCACAGACTTCCCTCATCCATATCCACAGTTGGCATCACTGCAGAAGGAGATGATCAGATACCAGAGAAAGGATGGGGTTCAACTTACTGCAACATTATACTTACCACCAGGCTATGATCCATCAAAAGAAGGCCCTCTTCCTTGTCTAGTTTGGTCTTACCCTGGAGAATTTAAAAGCAAAGATGCTGCTGGACAAGTTCGTGGTTCGCCTAATGAATTTGCAGGCATAGGTCCAACATCAGCTCTCCTTTGGCTTGCTAGAAG ATTTGCTATTTTATCTGGACCGACAATCCCTATTATTGGTGAAGGGGATGAAGAAGCGAATGATAG GTATGTCGAGCAACTGGTTTCAAGTGCAGAGGCAGCTGTTGAGGAAGTTATCAGACGTGGA GTAGCTCATCCTAACAAAATTGCTGTTGGGGGGCATTCCTATGGAGCATTTATGACAGCAAACCTCCTAGCACATGCTCCTCACCTTTTCTGTTGTGGGATTGCTCGGTCTGGAGCCTACAACAGAACCCTTACACCCTTTGGTTTTCAG AATGAGGATAGAACTCTCTGGGAGGCAACTACTACCTATGTAGAGATGAGTCCGTTCATGTCTGCAAATAAAATCAAGAAGCCGATCTTGCTTGTCCATGGAGAAGAAGACAATAACCCTGGAACACTAACCATGCAG TCCGATCGTTTCTTCAATGCTCTGAAGGGTCATGGAGCTCTTTGTCGCCTTGTTATTTTACCCTTTGAGAGCCATGGCTATGCTGCGCGAGAAAGCATCATGCATGTCCTCTGGGAAACAGATAGATGGCTTCAAAAGTATTGTGTGTCAAACACTTCTGATATCAGTGCAGGTCTTGATACGAGCAAAGATGCTGCAAGTGATGAAGTTACAGAGTCTGAAAACAAAGTAGTTGCTGCCAGTGGAGGCAGTGGTGCAGAGTTGGCAGATTCTGAAAATGAAGAGTTCCAATCAAAGCCAAGGTCATTAATGTG A